A window from Candidatus Gracilibacteria bacterium encodes these proteins:
- a CDS encoding phosphomannomutase/phosphoglucomutase translates to MVNPLIFRAYDIRGFAHKPVSENPPDLTPETIRLIGKASGTYFKRHFGTNLAVGYDCRISNPELANAFIDGVLSTGCTVTVLGMVFTPLLYFSVCHFGFDGGASITASHNPKEYNGVKLVGKNAHSICGDELQEVLKLIQAEDFEVGQGELKTLDAFPAYLEKLQSIVKIERPLKVVVDSGNGATGPFVKQFFESLGCTVIPLFTEPDGNFPNHEANPEEVENMQDLIAAVKAEHADLGLGFDGDGDRVGVVDETGKHYQADLLLLQVARDLLSRKPGSKVVFDVKVSQVLIDDIKAHGGIPVMAKTGHSFIEKTMLEEGAPLGGEISGHLFFAENYYGFDDAFLGAARLLEILSRSPNSFSSLFTEVPQTASTPEFKSPCPDDKKFAIVEEIAKNLGAKYPSITIDGIRVNFDAHSWGAVRCSNTSPNLTLRFEAPTPEHLKEIIQIMLEELEKYPEIDLWWAKQFK, encoded by the coding sequence ATGGTGAATCCTCTCATTTTTCGGGCTTACGACATCCGCGGATTTGCACACAAACCTGTGAGCGAAAATCCACCCGACCTCACCCCGGAAACCATCCGGCTGATAGGAAAGGCCTCCGGCACTTATTTTAAGCGCCATTTTGGGACAAATTTAGCCGTGGGTTACGACTGCCGCATCAGCAACCCGGAGCTGGCGAATGCCTTTATTGATGGGGTGCTCAGTACAGGATGCACCGTCACGGTTTTGGGCATGGTCTTCACTCCCCTCCTTTATTTCAGCGTCTGCCATTTTGGCTTTGACGGAGGGGCCAGCATCACCGCAAGTCACAATCCCAAAGAATACAACGGAGTAAAGCTGGTGGGTAAAAACGCCCATTCCATTTGTGGAGACGAGTTGCAGGAAGTGCTCAAACTGATCCAAGCGGAAGATTTTGAAGTCGGCCAAGGGGAGCTCAAAACGCTCGATGCCTTCCCCGCTTACCTGGAAAAGCTGCAATCCATTGTAAAGATCGAACGACCACTCAAAGTGGTGGTGGACAGCGGAAACGGAGCCACGGGGCCTTTTGTAAAACAGTTTTTCGAAAGCTTGGGCTGTACGGTGATTCCACTCTTCACGGAACCGGACGGAAACTTTCCCAATCACGAGGCAAACCCGGAAGAAGTGGAAAACATGCAAGATTTAATCGCTGCCGTGAAGGCGGAGCATGCGGATTTGGGCTTGGGTTTTGATGGAGATGGAGACCGTGTGGGCGTGGTGGACGAAACCGGAAAGCACTACCAAGCGGACCTCTTGCTTTTACAGGTTGCCAGAGACCTGCTTTCTCGCAAACCGGGCTCAAAAGTTGTGTTTGATGTCAAAGTTTCCCAAGTGCTCATCGACGACATCAAAGCCCACGGAGGCATCCCGGTGATGGCTAAAACCGGACATTCTTTTATTGAAAAAACAATGTTGGAAGAGGGCGCGCCGCTCGGCGGCGAGATCAGCGGACACTTGTTTTTTGCTGAGAACTATTATGGTTTCGACGACGCCTTTCTTGGAGCGGCGCGCCTCCTGGAAATCCTTTCCCGCAGCCCAAATTCTTTCTCTTCACTATTTACAGAAGTCCCGCAAACCGCCTCCACTCCGGAGTTCAAATCTCCCTGCCCTGACGATAAAAAATTCGCCATCGTCGAAGAAATTGCCAAAAACCTCGGTGCCAAATATCCTTCCATCACCATCGATGGTATTCGCGTGAACTTCGATGCCCATTCTTGGGGCGCCGTGCGTTGCAGCAATACTTCGCCAAACCTCACTTTACGCTTTGAGGCCCCCACCCCGGAACACCTCAAAGAAATCATCCAAATCATGTTGGAAGAGCTCGAAAAATACCCGGAAATCGACCTCTGGTGGGCAAAACAATTTAAATAA
- a CDS encoding glucosaminidase domain-containing protein yields MTALDQLPESPRESTNPLVGEVLPEDIKEGGVRAVDLKLADVDARMRDQQADPAVAIAETETAETPPEEEAPQEEPGFLTSLSTYFEQAKTGGKGTFMAALSTLGFALSSGKTKIWDWVKGVFGGEEEEAEVEAPAVAEAPEEIPENSFLEDLQNLLQEFGITDSGDEKKNFFLVAVEFGKEIEKEFGIPYQVVVAQACLESGFGKSGLSRKGFNCFGYKAGKHYSGSFVTMEATEIKDGAPVKGPAKFRSYSNIRESFRAYARLISTSRYKAAFKFKDQPKRFLEEVIKGGYATLGGPYINRAIAAVEPYGLSFSGCLL; encoded by the coding sequence ATGACTGCTTTAGACCAATTGCCGGAATCTCCTCGAGAGAGCACCAACCCCTTGGTGGGAGAGGTGCTCCCGGAGGATATTAAAGAAGGCGGAGTCCGGGCTGTCGATTTGAAACTGGCTGATGTGGATGCTCGAATGCGTGATCAGCAAGCGGATCCTGCGGTCGCGATCGCTGAAACGGAAACGGCCGAAACTCCTCCGGAAGAAGAAGCTCCGCAAGAAGAACCCGGCTTTTTGACCAGTCTTTCCACTTATTTTGAGCAGGCTAAAACGGGCGGTAAGGGTACTTTTATGGCCGCTCTTTCCACGCTCGGTTTCGCCCTCAGTTCCGGTAAAACCAAAATTTGGGATTGGGTGAAGGGGGTTTTTGGTGGGGAAGAGGAGGAAGCCGAGGTAGAAGCACCTGCGGTGGCAGAAGCACCTGAAGAAATTCCTGAAAACTCTTTTTTGGAAGACCTTCAAAATCTGCTTCAAGAATTTGGCATCACCGATAGTGGTGATGAAAAAAAGAACTTTTTCTTGGTGGCCGTGGAGTTTGGGAAGGAGATTGAGAAAGAATTTGGAATCCCGTATCAAGTGGTGGTTGCGCAAGCCTGTTTGGAATCTGGTTTTGGGAAAAGTGGGCTGAGCCGCAAGGGCTTCAACTGTTTTGGGTATAAAGCGGGCAAGCATTACTCCGGCTCTTTTGTCACTATGGAAGCTACGGAGATCAAAGATGGAGCTCCAGTGAAAGGACCCGCAAAGTTCCGCTCCTACTCCAATATTCGTGAATCTTTTAGGGCGTATGCTCGCTTGATTTCGACTAGCCGTTACAAAGCAGCGTTCAAATTTAAAGATCAGCCGAAACGATTTTTGGAGGAAGTGATTAAGGGTGGGTATGCCACACTTGGCGGCCCTTATATAAACAGAGCCATTGCTGCCGTTGAGCCTTATGGTCTAAGCTTTAGCTGATGTCTACTATAA
- a CDS encoding M23 family metallopeptidase, giving the protein MSTINGPEKAGMAPGTAPEAVDVPSPEELAAAVEAAAHSAQRQELTELGAEITGGQVDADADAAIAAMGSTPSTTPTNLVEEGGEGFGKWITGVLSGLSSTWTSVSKWLMETGGKFGNWLKGLLGLEKEDEPAVAAAGEKIYSLPELLNPNAPFFTFSKEESPKITSPFGNRDDPMEDSGERQNHAAVDITLAAGNEDIGRPIIATRPLRVSRTGTEPKGGNFIEVEDPNSPTGSLVLPLRHIESLLWKDGDTIPVGAVIAKVGNTGERTTFAHLHVEAKKNGEKVDPTPYLGLA; this is encoded by the coding sequence ATGTCTACTATAAACGGTCCCGAAAAAGCCGGTATGGCCCCTGGAACTGCTCCTGAAGCGGTGGATGTGCCAAGCCCGGAAGAACTGGCCGCAGCTGTTGAAGCGGCAGCGCATAGTGCGCAAAGACAAGAGCTCACTGAACTTGGTGCAGAGATTACCGGGGGGCAAGTGGACGCTGATGCAGATGCTGCGATTGCTGCGATGGGATCAACCCCATCCACGACTCCCACAAACCTGGTAGAAGAGGGTGGAGAAGGTTTTGGCAAATGGATTACCGGTGTGTTGAGCGGACTTTCTTCCACCTGGACCTCCGTGAGCAAATGGTTGATGGAAACCGGTGGAAAATTTGGGAACTGGCTGAAAGGCTTACTGGGTCTTGAAAAAGAGGACGAACCAGCTGTTGCTGCGGCTGGAGAGAAAATCTATTCCTTACCGGAACTTTTGAATCCCAATGCTCCATTTTTCACCTTTTCTAAAGAAGAATCCCCCAAAATCACTTCCCCTTTTGGGAATCGAGATGATCCTATGGAGGATTCGGGGGAGAGGCAGAATCATGCAGCGGTAGATATCACTTTGGCGGCTGGGAATGAAGACATAGGAAGGCCTATTATTGCTACGCGTCCTTTACGAGTTTCTCGTACGGGGACGGAGCCAAAGGGAGGTAATTTTATTGAAGTGGAGGATCCAAACAGTCCCACAGGATCACTCGTCCTTCCTTTACGACACATTGAATCTCTCCTTTGGAAGGATGGTGACACCATTCCCGTGGGTGCCGTTATCGCAAAAGTTGGCAATACTGGTGAGCGAACCACATTTGCACATTTGCATGTTGAGGCTAAAAAGAATGGCGAAAAAGTTGACCCCACTCCTTACCTTGGTCTGGCCTAA
- the nadE gene encoding NAD(+) synthase: MHAIASTLIQEVHAFAKKSGFTKAVIGLSGGLDSTLALCIAIRAFGAKNVTAIIMPELGVSPYEETDHAKMIAEHFECTMHYEPINNFLVDYQFVAWEREPGALEHLKARLRAMLLLDYAECTGSMIIGTANKSDLQLGLGLKDGEFIGSLHILGDLYKTDLIELARHLNLPSELITAPFTRGLWPKQTDEDDLGSSWENIDGILRQMADKVDPDTMIEKGMDALLVHKIVRLTQENDSLAKSIPVLHIGRIPESIKKAQKAEAESML, from the coding sequence ATGCACGCCATCGCCTCCACGCTTATTCAAGAAGTACATGCTTTTGCTAAAAAATCCGGTTTCACTAAAGCCGTCATCGGGCTTTCCGGTGGCCTGGATAGCACCCTTGCACTCTGCATTGCCATTCGAGCTTTTGGTGCAAAAAATGTCACCGCCATCATCATGCCGGAGCTGGGAGTGAGCCCTTACGAAGAAACAGACCACGCCAAAATGATTGCGGAGCACTTTGAGTGCACTATGCATTACGAGCCCATCAACAACTTTTTGGTGGATTACCAATTTGTGGCTTGGGAAAGGGAGCCCGGAGCGCTGGAACACCTCAAAGCTCGTCTCCGTGCCATGCTTTTGCTCGATTATGCCGAGTGCACCGGAAGCATGATTATTGGAACCGCAAACAAAAGCGACCTGCAATTGGGCTTGGGCCTCAAAGACGGTGAATTCATCGGCTCCTTGCATATTTTGGGAGACCTCTATAAAACAGATCTCATTGAGCTGGCCCGGCACCTGAATCTGCCTTCCGAACTCATCACCGCTCCTTTCACCCGTGGCCTCTGGCCCAAACAAACGGACGAAGACGATTTGGGAAGCTCATGGGAAAACATCGATGGCATCCTTAGGCAAATGGCAGACAAAGTCGATCCCGACACCATGATTGAAAAAGGAATGGACGCCCTCCTGGTCCACAAAATCGTCCGCCTCACCCAAGAAAACGACTCTCTCGCCAAAAGCATCCCCGTCCTCCACATCGGCCGCATCCCCGAATCCATCAAAAAAGCCCAAAAAGCCGAAGCCGAAAGCATGCTTTAG
- the smpB gene encoding SsrA-binding protein SmpB: protein MEKSLIKNKRAFFDYEVLERFTAGIVLLGHEVKSLKNGGGHFTGSYITEKGGELFLEHFHIPLYKKSTLLHYEPERPRKLLLRKAEITKIASELHTAGVTIVPLECGLQSGKIKIDFALARGKKQYDKRESLKKKDTTRRIQSALKDY from the coding sequence ATGGAAAAATCACTCATCAAAAATAAACGGGCATTCTTCGATTATGAAGTCCTGGAGCGCTTTACCGCGGGCATCGTGCTTTTGGGGCACGAAGTAAAGTCCCTCAAAAACGGCGGCGGTCATTTTACAGGCTCTTACATCACCGAAAAAGGCGGCGAACTCTTTTTGGAGCACTTCCACATTCCTCTCTACAAAAAAAGCACCCTGCTCCATTACGAGCCCGAAAGACCAAGAAAATTGCTGCTTCGTAAAGCGGAAATCACAAAAATAGCTAGTGAGCTGCACACGGCGGGTGTTACCATCGTGCCACTTGAATGCGGCCTCCAGAGCGGGAAAATCAAAATTGACTTCGCGCTGGCGAGAGGTAAAAAACAATACGACAAACGGGAGTCTCTAAAAAAGAAAGACACCACGCGACGCATCCAGAGTGCCCTGAAAGATTACTAA
- a CDS encoding PIN domain-containing protein, with the protein MIIAYFRPAEDHHESACKFIDPLESFAIHDYVLSEVATVLQLREGHAVAKQAIDFLQSTEGLKFLRLSQEELEMTLDLFLKQNEKISFIDASLLILSRERDLTLVTLDQDLVKCGKKRFPPKH; encoded by the coding sequence ATGATTATTGCCTATTTCCGCCCAGCGGAAGACCACCATGAATCTGCTTGCAAATTCATAGACCCCCTCGAGTCTTTTGCAATCCACGACTATGTTTTGTCTGAAGTGGCAACCGTGCTGCAACTGCGTGAGGGACATGCTGTCGCAAAGCAGGCCATAGACTTCCTCCAAAGCACAGAGGGCTTAAAGTTTCTCCGCCTCAGCCAAGAAGAACTCGAGATGACCTTAGATCTTTTTTTAAAACAAAACGAGAAAATCTCTTTTATAGATGCAAGTTTATTGATTTTAAGCAGAGAGCGGGATCTAACACTGGTAACCTTGGACCAAGATCTTGTGAAATGCGGGAAAAAACGCTTTCCTCCAAAGCACTAA
- a CDS encoding AbrB/MazE/SpoVT family DNA-binding domain-containing protein yields the protein MNVVKVTTSGQITIPIHLRRKLKTQMFFCDLTDEGLLFRPIEIQKTHQKKPKYTLEDFKKWKIKKSKCPTEHNLAQNIDKIIYTFGWFFWIPTGLLPISAQRKTTMNLLANS from the coding sequence ATGAATGTTGTCAAAGTCACCACCAGCGGACAAATCACCATCCCCATTCACTTGAGGAGAAAATTGAAGACCCAAATGTTTTTTTGCGATTTAACGGATGAGGGCTTACTTTTCCGCCCCATAGAAATACAGAAAACACATCAAAAGAAACCAAAATATACCTTAGAAGACTTCAAGAAATGGAAAATTAAAAAGAGCAAATGCCCCACCGAACACAACTTGGCTCAAAATATCGATAAAATTATCTACACTTTCTGATGGTTCTTCTGGATTCCAACATGATTATTGCCTATTTCCGCCCAGCGGAAGACCACCATGAATCTGCTTGCAAATTCATAG
- the rpmB gene encoding 50S ribosomal protein L28, with translation MSKVCQLTGARPRSGHKVSHSNKKSNRRFLPNLVKKTVIDAKTGEKVSLKITARALRTLAKNPKKFADQIHAFAKKSLKKKLK, from the coding sequence ATGTCTAAAGTTTGTCAATTAACAGGTGCGAGACCCCGAAGTGGACACAAGGTGTCTCACTCCAACAAGAAGTCGAATCGACGATTTTTGCCCAACTTGGTGAAAAAAACCGTGATCGATGCTAAAACCGGAGAAAAGGTTTCTTTGAAGATTACAGCTCGCGCGCTCCGCACGCTCGCAAAGAATCCAAAGAAGTTTGCAGATCAAATTCATGCATTCGCAAAAAAAAGCTTGAAGAAAAAACTAAAATAA
- a CDS encoding site-2 protease family protein produces MFLSIYYLVALVLVLTFHEFSHAWVANRLGDPTAKREGRLTLNPLAHIDILGTLMLFLVGIGWGKPVPVNPQHFEKPVRDQALTALAGPLANLVLAFFGAIPYSYLSSISPLYQLGGAVLDLSVVLFLFNMLPIPPLDGSKFVGLFIPKRFYRGYELFLSKGLPYFIALMLVDLYLFERIFGMSFIWTAVSQLTYWLKAAILLVVGVHFVLTSRQFVGRLLDDKRTTKLVRSITMDFGRRKAHGVSHRSKYIRLHGI; encoded by the coding sequence ATGTTTTTGAGCATCTATTATCTGGTGGCCTTGGTCTTGGTTCTCACCTTTCATGAATTCAGTCATGCCTGGGTGGCCAACCGTTTGGGCGATCCCACTGCAAAAAGAGAAGGGCGGCTTACGCTTAATCCACTGGCGCACATCGACATTTTGGGGACTCTGATGCTTTTTTTGGTTGGAATTGGGTGGGGGAAGCCGGTTCCCGTGAATCCTCAACACTTTGAAAAGCCTGTGCGAGATCAAGCGCTCACTGCCTTGGCGGGGCCACTCGCCAACCTCGTTTTGGCCTTTTTTGGTGCTATTCCTTACAGTTACTTGAGTTCCATTTCACCTCTTTACCAGTTGGGAGGTGCTGTTTTGGATCTGAGCGTGGTGCTTTTTCTTTTCAATATGCTCCCCATCCCTCCTTTGGACGGATCTAAATTTGTCGGCCTCTTTATCCCCAAGCGATTTTATAGAGGATACGAACTGTTTTTGAGCAAAGGTTTACCGTATTTTATCGCTCTAATGTTGGTGGATTTGTACCTGTTCGAAAGAATTTTTGGCATGTCTTTCATTTGGACTGCGGTTTCCCAGCTCACTTATTGGCTCAAAGCGGCTATTTTGCTTGTGGTTTGAGTCCACTTTGTCTTGACGAGTAGACAATTCGTAGGTAGACTCCTTGACGACAAAAGGACGACAAAACTTGTGAGATCCATCACGATGGACTTTGGGCGCCGCAAGGCGCACGGTGTGTCCCACCGCTCCAAATACATCCGGCTCCACGGTATATAG
- a CDS encoding HigA family addiction module antitoxin — translation MTPHTTILVHPGETLAENLEFLKISQKDLAIRTDLSEKHISQIINGSASISPETALRFERVLGIKASFWNNLEKNYQECLARIEQEKLIDAEEQHLNQFPCYNELVSLGFVRKTRVKRERVLALLDFFKVQSLSLVPLSTGVNYRETGKKSTEQNIFCLAAWIRCGQITAERTPVKEFDEKKLRVNLSKFRELTKEPNFEDKLKELCAEIGIVTVLMPKFGKTKINGATFWFRDNPIVQLNEKGKRKDIIWFTFFHELGHILKHGKKDLFIEFEKSLDEREKEADEFAENTLIPKADYESWAKDINFEELSMRGIAQEVTSFAKKVDIGVAVVAGRLAHTGDLHWSKVNGLREHISF, via the coding sequence ATGACCCCTCATACCACAATTCTCGTACACCCCGGAGAAACTCTAGCAGAGAACCTAGAGTTCCTAAAAATAAGCCAAAAAGATTTGGCTATACGGACAGATTTATCTGAGAAGCACATTAGTCAGATCATTAATGGATCGGCCTCAATTTCTCCAGAAACTGCCCTTCGCTTTGAAAGAGTCTTGGGGATCAAGGCAAGCTTTTGGAATAATTTAGAAAAGAACTACCAAGAATGTTTGGCAAGAATAGAACAAGAAAAACTTATAGATGCAGAAGAACAACATTTAAATCAGTTCCCCTGTTATAACGAACTTGTCTCATTAGGGTTCGTGAGAAAAACTCGAGTTAAACGCGAAAGAGTATTAGCTTTACTAGATTTTTTCAAAGTACAATCATTGTCCCTAGTTCCCTTGTCAACTGGGGTGAACTATCGAGAAACTGGCAAGAAATCGACAGAACAAAATATTTTCTGTTTGGCGGCATGGATAAGATGTGGCCAGATTACAGCAGAAAGAACACCTGTAAAAGAGTTTGATGAGAAGAAACTAAGAGTAAACCTTAGTAAGTTTAGAGAGCTTACCAAGGAGCCTAATTTTGAAGACAAGCTTAAAGAATTATGTGCAGAGATTGGTATAGTTACGGTGCTTATGCCAAAATTTGGGAAAACAAAAATAAATGGTGCTACTTTTTGGTTTAGAGATAACCCAATCGTGCAACTTAATGAAAAAGGTAAACGTAAAGATATAATTTGGTTCACTTTCTTTCATGAGCTTGGCCACATCCTCAAGCACGGAAAAAAGGATCTATTTATAGAGTTTGAGAAATCTTTAGATGAACGAGAGAAAGAAGCAGATGAATTCGCTGAAAATACACTGATACCTAAAGCTGACTACGAAAGTTGGGCCAAAGATATTAACTTTGAAGAGCTAAGTATGAGGGGTATAGCACAGGAAGTTACTAGTTTTGCAAAGAAAGTAGATATCGGGGTAGCAGTAGTAGCCGGGAGGTTAGCTCATACGGGAGACCTACATTGGTCTAAAGTAAATGGCCTGAGAGAACATATCTCTTTTTAA
- a CDS encoding killer suppression protein HigA, with translation MEIHFQTEKLRKIIEDESLLTRKHGELARKITQRYKELQAADCLQDMPPAAGTHPLHNNRDGQYGLTLKQPYRMIIRPVGDFNPPDTASIVAIEIIEITDYH, from the coding sequence ATGGAAATACACTTCCAAACAGAAAAACTTCGGAAAATAATTGAAGATGAGTCACTACTTACAAGAAAACACGGTGAGCTAGCGAGGAAAATCACTCAGCGCTATAAAGAGCTCCAAGCCGCTGATTGTTTGCAAGATATGCCGCCCGCAGCGGGAACGCACCCCCTCCATAATAACCGAGATGGACAGTACGGACTTACACTCAAACAACCCTATAGAATGATAATAAGGCCCGTCGGAGACTTCAACCCTCCAGACACGGCCAGCATAGTAGCCATAGAAATTATAGAAATAACTGATTATCACTAA